A stretch of Clostridium formicaceticum DNA encodes these proteins:
- a CDS encoding PadR family transcriptional regulator: protein MKIDKDLMKGSTTMLILNLLSGEDMYGYQMVKEIEKRSNKTFTLKEGTMYPILHSLESEGMVEAYWEESTSSRKRKYYHITGKGRKLLEEKKKEWEIYSNTVNKVIGGVCFE, encoded by the coding sequence GTGAAAATTGATAAAGATCTTATGAAGGGCAGTACTACAATGTTAATACTTAATTTGCTAAGTGGCGAGGATATGTATGGATATCAGATGGTGAAGGAAATTGAAAAGCGTTCGAATAAAACCTTTACCTTAAAAGAAGGTACCATGTACCCAATCCTACATTCCTTAGAAAGTGAAGGGATGGTTGAAGCCTATTGGGAAGAAAGCACTTCATCCCGCAAAAGGAAATATTATCATATTACAGGCAAGGGTAGAAAACTATTAGAGGAAAAGAAGAAAGAATGGGAAATCTATAGCAACACTGTAAACAAGGTAATAGGAGGTGTTTGCTTTGAATAA
- a CDS encoding protein adenylyltransferase SelO — translation MTKEKTTIGTGWNLDNSYAGLPKIFFSSFNPTPVSSPKLVIFNHSLATSLGLNIQAMQSDDGVAVFAGNQIPEGASPLAQAYAGHQFGHFTMLGDGRALLIGEQITPSGERLDIQLKGSGRTPYSRRGDGRATLGPMLREYIISEAMQALGIATTRSLAVVTTGESVIRETELPGAILTRVAASHLRIGTFQYAAEWGTVEELRMLADYTIKRHFSDITTDERRYLLLLQEVIKRQAALIAKWQLVGFIHGVMNTDNMTISGETIDYGPCAFMDTYDPETVFSSIDVQGRYAYGNQSNIAAWNLARFAETLLPLLDANQEKAVKLAQDAISDFPELYHSNWLAGMRAKLGIFNEEPQDEALIEDLLSMMEKHGVDYTNTFRALTFDKKEDIALFGTTEFAQWHELWQARLGRQRESKDACQMLMRNSNPAIIPRNHRVEEALEAAVKQGDYSVMHRLLDVLSRPYDHAPEQDEYAVLPAPSSCPYRTFCGT, via the coding sequence ATGACAAAGGAAAAAACAACAATAGGAACAGGATGGAACTTAGATAACAGTTATGCTGGACTGCCGAAGATATTTTTTAGCAGCTTCAATCCAACGCCTGTATCCTCACCAAAGTTGGTGATTTTTAATCATTCGTTAGCAACATCTTTAGGATTAAATATTCAGGCGATGCAAAGCGATGATGGGGTGGCTGTGTTTGCGGGGAATCAGATTCCTGAAGGTGCTTCGCCGCTTGCCCAAGCTTATGCGGGGCATCAATTCGGACATTTTACGATGTTAGGAGATGGTCGAGCGCTGCTGATTGGTGAACAAATCACGCCTTCAGGTGAACGATTGGATATTCAGCTCAAGGGTTCAGGTAGAACACCATATTCCCGTCGGGGTGATGGTCGAGCGACATTGGGACCGATGCTTCGAGAATATATCATTAGTGAAGCAATGCAAGCCCTTGGTATTGCTACTACTCGTAGTTTAGCAGTGGTAACAACCGGTGAGTCAGTCATCCGCGAAACAGAACTGCCCGGTGCAATTCTGACCCGTGTGGCTGCCAGTCATCTGCGCATCGGTACCTTTCAATACGCTGCAGAATGGGGTACAGTTGAAGAACTTCGGATGCTAGCTGATTATACAATAAAACGTCATTTTTCGGATATTACAACTGATGAGCGTCGATACCTTTTATTACTGCAGGAAGTAATTAAGCGTCAAGCCGCATTGATTGCTAAATGGCAGTTAGTTGGTTTTATCCACGGAGTCATGAATACCGATAACATGACCATTAGTGGAGAAACTATTGATTATGGCCCTTGTGCTTTTATGGATACCTATGATCCAGAAACGGTATTTAGTTCCATTGATGTTCAAGGTCGATATGCCTATGGCAATCAGTCGAATATTGCCGCATGGAATCTCGCACGATTTGCTGAAACCCTACTGCCGCTGCTGGATGCTAATCAAGAGAAGGCTGTCAAGTTGGCTCAGGATGCGATTTCAGATTTTCCTGAGTTGTATCATAGTAATTGGTTGGCGGGAATGAGGGCAAAACTGGGAATATTTAATGAAGAGCCACAGGATGAAGCACTTATTGAAGATCTCCTAAGTATGATGGAAAAACATGGTGTGGATTATACTAATACCTTCCGTGCATTAACTTTTGATAAGAAGGAGGATATAGCCTTGTTTGGTACCACAGAATTTGCTCAGTGGCATGAACTATGGCAGGCGAGACTAGGCAGACAACGGGAATCTAAAGACGCCTGCCAGATGTTGATGCGGAATAGTAATCCTGCCATCATTCCTCGCAATCACCGGGTAGAAGAGGCATTAGAAGCCGCGGTGAAACAAGGAGATTACAGCGTGATGCATCGGCTTCTTGATGTTCTTTCAAGACCCTACGACCACGCCCCTGAGCAGGATGAATACGCCGTATTGCCTGCGCCATCAAGTTGTCCTTATCGAACCTTTTGCGGTACTTGA